The proteins below are encoded in one region of Peribacillus muralis:
- a CDS encoding GDYXXLXY domain-containing protein, protein MNDAVSRPFIVFSIPVLILLILAFPPFLTTMTGEEIKIKTAPVDPTDLFRGSYVALSYEIETVQPSQLADSIKSEFKTRNMGDYKKVYVRLKQNGSGLYEVDSVTKKKPSKGIYLKGELQIPYELKNPKSIQIRYGLDNYFTSEEKARELESNALTAPSMAVIKVRNGNVVLTDIIIE, encoded by the coding sequence ATGAATGATGCAGTATCCCGGCCATTTATCGTTTTTTCCATACCGGTCCTGATTCTTTTGATTTTGGCATTTCCTCCTTTTTTGACAACAATGACAGGAGAAGAAATCAAAATCAAAACGGCCCCTGTCGACCCGACGGACTTGTTTCGGGGCAGCTATGTAGCCCTCAGCTATGAAATTGAAACGGTTCAGCCTTCCCAGCTTGCCGACTCGATCAAATCCGAGTTCAAAACAAGAAATATGGGTGATTATAAAAAGGTCTATGTACGCTTGAAACAAAACGGCAGCGGATTATATGAGGTCGATTCCGTAACGAAAAAGAAACCAAGCAAAGGCATATACCTAAAAGGGGAATTGCAAATTCCATATGAACTGAAAAATCCAAAAAGCATCCAGATCAGATACGGTCTCGACAATTATTTCACCTCAGAGGAAAAAGCAAGGGAACTGGAGTCGAATGCATTGACCGCCCCTTCGATGGCGGTAATAAAAGTTCGCAATGGCAATGTTGTCTTAACCGATATCATCATTGAATGA
- a CDS encoding phage holin yields the protein MINWKVRLKNPTFIFTVLLPGLLLLVQMVAAFINNFIHPIGFTISDDALSGALGIINFIALTFFGVGGVIDHTTKGLRDSENARSYEEPK from the coding sequence ATGATCAACTGGAAAGTGCGCCTTAAGAATCCGACGTTTATATTCACGGTACTCCTTCCTGGGCTTTTGCTATTGGTACAGATGGTTGCGGCGTTCATAAACAATTTCATTCACCCTATTGGCTTTACCATTAGTGATGATGCTTTGAGCGGGGCTTTGGGCATCATTAACTTTATAGCACTTACATTCTTTGGGGTCGGCGGTGTGATTGATCATACCACTAAAGGTCTGAGGGACAGCGAGAATGCTCGAAGTTATGAAGAACCTAAATAA
- a CDS encoding DUF2157 domain-containing protein, with amino-acid sequence MYNKEISKKQFDFLKNEFTYLERGGVISEQEKERMLASYAVKGNLSFVTILLSIGALLLGLGILTFVASNWLYLNKALKLLLILACLIGVNFAGVKWQVRFPKTARSLHYVGILIFGAGIFLIEQMFNISINFNSSFLLWAIGTVFISYYLKDVFILLFTSFLLFIYINGSIFLDETSYPIAIILFLPGLYILLKKFEFAKYPAFFINALAINTIALLLMEFVPKLDLKSSNTIVLSILFVLGIVLAFIPVTSGIRNVIHIQGHILHGITALFLTFEFSIWFPLAYFVFLLYLILKGSLTSIVIICALIFRYYLDSFDFLPKSLTFIIGGIMLIGFGFFFENQRKKGGDLHE; translated from the coding sequence TTGTACAATAAAGAAATATCGAAGAAACAATTCGATTTTTTAAAGAATGAGTTCACTTATCTTGAAAGAGGAGGAGTCATCTCAGAACAAGAAAAAGAGAGGATGCTAGCTTCCTATGCTGTGAAAGGGAATTTGAGCTTCGTCACCATCCTTTTATCCATCGGGGCACTGCTGTTAGGGTTGGGCATATTGACCTTTGTAGCGAGTAATTGGCTTTATTTAAATAAAGCCTTAAAACTCCTGCTTATCCTTGCATGCTTGATTGGCGTGAACTTTGCTGGTGTGAAGTGGCAGGTGCGCTTTCCCAAAACAGCAAGAAGCTTGCATTATGTCGGTATTTTAATATTCGGTGCAGGGATTTTCCTTATTGAGCAGATGTTCAACATTAGCATCAATTTCAATAGTTCCTTCTTGTTATGGGCCATCGGAACGGTATTCATCAGCTATTACTTAAAGGATGTTTTCATCCTCCTTTTTACTTCGTTCCTGCTGTTCATTTATATTAACGGAAGTATATTCCTTGATGAAACATCTTATCCAATAGCCATCATTTTGTTTTTACCTGGTTTATACATCTTATTGAAGAAATTCGAATTCGCTAAGTATCCGGCCTTTTTCATTAACGCATTAGCCATCAATACCATCGCCTTGCTTCTAATGGAATTCGTGCCGAAGCTTGATTTGAAAAGCTCGAATACGATCGTCCTTTCCATCCTGTTTGTGCTCGGAATCGTGCTGGCGTTTATCCCGGTTACATCTGGAATACGAAACGTCATTCACATCCAAGGGCACATCTTACATGGCATTACAGCACTCTTCCTTACCTTCGAGTTTTCAATTTGGTTTCCTTTAGCTTATTTCGTTTTCCTGTTATATCTCATTCTAAAAGGCAGTTTGACCAGCATCGTGATTATCTGTGCGTTGATTTTCAGGTACTATCTCGATTCCTTTGACTTCTTGCCAAAATCGCTTACATTCATCATCGGCGGCATCATGCTTATCGGGTTTGGCTTTTTCTTTGAAAATCAACGAAAAAAAGGAGGCGATCTCCATGAATGA
- a CDS encoding excisionase family DNA-binding protein gives MYLTVKETAEYLSMPESYIESLIAQNKIRTVHDGEQNLIFKEQFNTHLEQMEKYKKQLADYYNEPIPEDIDVKDED, from the coding sequence ATGTACTTGACAGTAAAAGAGACGGCGGAATATTTATCGATGCCGGAATCCTATATCGAAAGCTTAATCGCTCAAAATAAAATTCGCACCGTCCATGACGGTGAGCAGAATTTAATTTTCAAAGAGCAATTCAATACACATCTTGAACAAATGGAGAAATATAAGAAGCAATTGGCTGATTATTATAATGAACCAATTCCAGAAGATATTGATGTGAAGGATGAAGACTAG
- a CDS encoding DUF4097 family beta strand repeat-containing protein: protein MINVKKLSIVALVLLLIGAIGSAFTFSQATNQKATTKTKTIPDVVTDINIGADNATVDIIRTKDQETRVELVSKGVENSKLDFTADVEGKKLTVKLKNKLNFSFGFHIQSLHLKVYVPERAYKSFTVKSDNGKVQISDLKSEHVKVISENGRIELNEILAKKVEVNSSNGAVELDHVEGELVGSSNNGKIMLITKDLDRKIHLESDNGKIMIQTEKEPTNTTFDVSVDNGKIDILGKYEGSTVIGKGENLVKLETNNGKIEITK, encoded by the coding sequence ATGATCAATGTTAAAAAGTTATCCATTGTTGCTCTTGTTTTATTATTGATTGGGGCGATAGGAAGTGCATTTACGTTTTCCCAAGCGACTAATCAGAAGGCGACTACAAAGACAAAGACGATTCCGGATGTCGTGACGGATATAAACATCGGCGCTGATAATGCCACCGTCGATATCATCCGGACGAAGGATCAGGAAACCAGGGTAGAGCTGGTTTCAAAAGGGGTGGAGAACTCCAAGCTGGATTTCACTGCAGATGTGGAAGGTAAGAAGCTGACGGTGAAGCTGAAAAATAAACTTAACTTCAGCTTTGGTTTCCATATTCAATCACTACATCTAAAGGTTTATGTACCTGAAAGAGCGTATAAATCCTTTACGGTCAAATCCGACAATGGTAAGGTGCAAATATCGGATTTGAAAAGCGAACATGTGAAAGTGATATCAGAAAATGGCCGAATCGAATTAAATGAGATACTTGCGAAAAAAGTTGAAGTGAATTCTTCCAATGGAGCGGTGGAGCTCGATCATGTTGAGGGTGAACTGGTTGGTTCCTCGAATAATGGAAAAATCATGCTGATCACAAAAGATTTGGATAGGAAGATCCATCTCGAAAGCGATAACGGTAAAATCATGATTCAAACGGAAAAGGAACCGACGAATACGACTTTCGATGTTTCAGTCGACAATGGAAAAATTGATATTCTTGGCAAGTATGAGGGAAGTACTGTCATTGGCAAGGGTGAAAACCTGGTGAAGTTGGAAACGAATAATGGAAAAATCGAGATAACGAAATAG
- a CDS encoding MFS transporter, with product MKETIVDERVRGAEKIWTRDFIMICLANLCIFMGFQMTMPTLPLFVEQLGGDDRLVGAVLGIFTFSALLVRPIAGRLLETKGRRIVFLVGLAIFALSVGSFGFMGSIGLLFMMRIIQGVGWGFSSTASGTIASDIIPAKRRGEAMGYYGLSGNLALAFGPSLGLFLATVLPFQELFLICSLLGLLAIVTASLIRYQKVERDPSTAAVAKRFDVYEKSAIQPSLLIFFISVTFGGIATFLPLYTAEKGVDGIQWYFLVYAMALMVTRLFSGRLYDRRGHRAIFLPSTVLIMAGMLLLAWMPGEAILYLAAVLYGFGFGSVQPALQAWSIEKTAPNRKAMANATYFSFFDLGVGMGAILFGQIGFLFGYRSIYITAAFSIFISMIVYLFIIKSENRLKS from the coding sequence ATGAAGGAAACGATAGTAGATGAACGGGTAAGAGGTGCTGAAAAGATCTGGACACGGGACTTTATCATGATCTGTTTGGCAAACCTGTGCATTTTCATGGGGTTTCAAATGACAATGCCTACGCTGCCGCTGTTTGTTGAGCAGCTTGGTGGAGATGATCGCCTTGTGGGGGCTGTGCTTGGCATTTTCACTTTTTCGGCCCTGCTTGTTCGGCCAATCGCAGGGAGGTTATTGGAAACGAAGGGAAGGCGCATCGTTTTTCTTGTTGGTCTAGCCATTTTCGCTTTGTCGGTAGGTTCCTTCGGGTTCATGGGGAGCATAGGCTTATTATTCATGATGCGGATTATACAGGGCGTAGGGTGGGGATTTTCTTCAACGGCCTCAGGAACGATCGCTTCTGATATCATCCCTGCGAAACGACGCGGTGAAGCCATGGGTTATTACGGGTTATCGGGAAATTTAGCATTAGCCTTCGGTCCATCCTTGGGACTTTTCCTTGCTACGGTTTTACCTTTTCAGGAGTTGTTCCTGATCTGTTCATTACTCGGTTTACTTGCCATCGTTACAGCGTCACTTATTCGATATCAAAAAGTTGAAAGAGACCCATCAACGGCAGCCGTGGCCAAAAGGTTTGATGTTTATGAAAAAAGTGCCATCCAGCCTTCCTTGCTCATTTTCTTCATATCCGTCACTTTTGGAGGAATTGCAACCTTCCTTCCGCTTTATACGGCTGAAAAAGGTGTAGATGGAATTCAGTGGTACTTTTTGGTGTATGCAATGGCCCTCATGGTCACAAGATTATTTTCTGGCCGTTTATATGATAGAAGGGGCCATCGGGCCATCTTTTTACCTTCGACAGTGCTCATCATGGCTGGGATGCTGCTGCTGGCTTGGATGCCGGGTGAAGCGATCCTTTACTTAGCGGCAGTCCTTTATGGATTTGGGTTCGGTTCCGTTCAGCCGGCACTGCAGGCATGGTCGATTGAAAAAACGGCACCTAACCGGAAGGCTATGGCAAATGCCACGTACTTTTCCTTTTTTGACCTTGGAGTGGGCATGGGTGCCATCTTATTTGGGCAGATAGGCTTTCTTTTTGGATATAGGAGTATTTATATTACAGCAGCATTTTCGATTTTCATTTCAATGATCGTTTATTTATTTATTATTAAAAGTGAGAATAGGTTGAAATCCTAG
- a CDS encoding amino acid ABC transporter permease has protein sequence MSFRWDIIFEYAPFLLKGTLLTIGLSISSILIGTFLGLLIGLGKIMRNKVLASPFYFYVTVFRGTPLLVQIFLIHFGIVPLFTGETNAVAAGVIALSLNAAAYIAEIFRAGIQSIDKGQMEGSRSLGMTHTQTMIHVVLPQAFKRMIPPLGNEFIVLLKDSSLLCVIAAPELMYWGKAMGSQYFKVWEPYLACAFIYLFLTLILSFVLNRLERRLKTE, from the coding sequence ATGAGTTTTCGCTGGGATATTATTTTTGAATATGCTCCTTTCTTATTGAAAGGTACCTTGCTGACGATAGGTCTTTCGATTTCATCCATCCTGATCGGAACTTTTTTAGGTTTATTGATCGGGTTAGGGAAGATCATGAGAAACAAAGTGCTAGCTTCGCCCTTTTATTTTTATGTTACGGTTTTTCGCGGAACCCCGCTGTTGGTTCAAATCTTTTTGATTCATTTTGGGATCGTGCCCTTATTTACTGGGGAAACGAATGCTGTGGCCGCAGGTGTCATTGCTTTATCTTTAAATGCAGCGGCATATATAGCGGAAATATTCCGAGCGGGCATTCAATCCATCGATAAGGGTCAAATGGAAGGATCCCGTTCCTTGGGAATGACCCATACCCAAACGATGATTCACGTCGTATTGCCTCAAGCCTTCAAAAGGATGATTCCACCGCTCGGAAATGAGTTCATCGTGTTATTAAAGGATTCCTCCTTATTATGTGTCATCGCAGCTCCAGAGTTAATGTATTGGGGCAAGGCGATGGGTAGCCAGTACTTCAAAGTGTGGGAGCCATATCTAGCATGTGCTTTCATTTATTTATTCCTGACCCTCATTTTAAGCTTCGTATTAAATAGACTCGAAAGAAGGTTGAAAACAGAATGA
- a CDS encoding C40 family peptidase, with amino-acid sequence MSYRLPVSKWLAAIVLLVALLSAFVLGPANASASINYGDEVAAMAKKQVGSSYKYGGTTPKGFDASGLTQYVYKNAATELKIPRTSADQYKTGKAIQQKDLQAGDLVFYATGKKGQVSFVGIYYGNGTFIGATSKGVKEVKMTDKYWKGKYIGAKRVIK; translated from the coding sequence ATGAGTTATCGTTTACCAGTTTCAAAATGGCTTGCAGCCATCGTTTTACTTGTGGCTTTGTTGAGCGCATTCGTATTGGGCCCTGCCAATGCTTCAGCATCTATCAATTATGGTGATGAAGTTGCCGCCATGGCAAAGAAGCAGGTGGGGAGCTCTTATAAATACGGGGGGACGACACCAAAAGGGTTCGATGCAAGCGGTCTGACCCAGTATGTATATAAAAATGCCGCAACAGAATTGAAGATTCCGAGAACTAGCGCCGATCAATATAAAACCGGTAAAGCCATACAACAAAAAGACTTACAAGCAGGAGATTTGGTGTTCTATGCGACAGGAAAGAAAGGGCAGGTTAGTTTTGTGGGAATTTATTATGGAAATGGCACATTTATCGGAGCCACCTCCAAAGGAGTCAAGGAGGTCAAAATGACCGATAAGTATTGGAAGGGAAAATATATCGGGGCAAAACGGGTCATTAAGTGA
- a CDS encoding HAAS signaling domain-containing protein, whose product MNKEQFLKQLNDSLKKLSLEERQDILQDYEEYFAIGMEQGKTDQEISTSLGNPKQISRELLATYHLGQVEQSTSAGNVMRAVWAVIGLGFFNLVIVLGPFIALIGVVIAGWASAIAFILAPVFALLNLMVSSFQLFDLFFALALCGIGIFMAMGMFVATRALTKGFIRYLKFNASLVKGGLKK is encoded by the coding sequence ATGAATAAAGAACAGTTTTTAAAGCAATTGAATGACTCTTTAAAAAAGCTTTCTTTAGAGGAACGACAGGATATCCTGCAAGATTACGAAGAGTATTTCGCAATAGGGATGGAACAAGGAAAGACAGATCAGGAAATTTCCACATCGCTTGGGAACCCTAAACAGATTTCCAGGGAACTCCTGGCCACTTATCATCTTGGTCAAGTCGAACAATCGACTTCTGCCGGTAATGTAATGAGGGCCGTTTGGGCCGTAATTGGCCTGGGATTTTTTAATCTGGTGATTGTATTGGGGCCATTCATAGCACTGATTGGAGTAGTCATTGCAGGCTGGGCATCGGCTATAGCATTCATTCTCGCTCCGGTATTCGCACTGCTTAACCTTATGGTGAGCAGCTTTCAATTATTTGATTTGTTCTTCGCATTGGCACTATGCGGGATTGGGATTTTCATGGCCATGGGGATGTTTGTCGCTACCCGCGCATTAACGAAGGGGTTCATTCGTTATTTAAAATTTAACGCATCCCTTGTGAAAGGCGGTTTGAAAAAATGA
- a CDS encoding PadR family transcriptional regulator, with protein sequence MNVQFKKGVLELCVLVLLDKQDRYGYELVQKISDQIEISEGSVYPLLRRLTKEEYFTTYLQESTEGPPRKYYKLTDKGRDYLQELLTEWNEFSKGVNQLIEEGVSQ encoded by the coding sequence ATGAATGTACAATTTAAGAAGGGTGTCCTGGAGCTTTGTGTGCTCGTCTTATTGGATAAGCAGGACCGTTATGGCTATGAGCTTGTACAGAAGATTTCAGATCAGATCGAGATATCGGAGGGGTCCGTATACCCGCTATTGAGACGGTTGACAAAGGAAGAATATTTCACGACTTATTTGCAAGAATCAACGGAAGGGCCTCCGCGTAAGTACTATAAGCTAACGGACAAAGGCCGGGATTACCTTCAAGAGTTGCTGACGGAATGGAATGAATTTTCCAAAGGGGTCAATCAATTAATCGAGGAAGGTGTGAGCCAATGA
- a CDS encoding carbonic anhydrase codes for MKFIWISLLTSSLFITGCSNATSTVKKEEKTIETDELNYKNQKNWKLESGDTQSPIDIETTKTQEMKDNGAIELNYNNAVLVAEDNGHSIQLDVTGTAKINGRLFDLTQFHIHAPSEHKLDGKHYPIEVHFVNKAQDGRIAVIGVFFKEGAENHGFKKVIDSIKKGDKNTSVGDINIATMLPANKSYYHYLGSLTTPPLSENVEWYIMKKPVEVSKAQIETFQSYYHSNNRDIQPLNKRLILKYEE; via the coding sequence ATGAAATTTATATGGATAAGTTTACTGACATCCTCGCTGTTTATAACAGGATGCAGTAACGCAACTTCCACTGTCAAAAAAGAAGAAAAGACTATTGAAACAGATGAATTGAACTACAAAAATCAAAAAAATTGGAAGTTGGAATCAGGAGATACACAATCACCAATCGACATTGAGACAACCAAGACACAGGAAATGAAAGATAATGGAGCAATTGAACTTAACTATAATAATGCTGTACTTGTTGCTGAAGACAACGGCCACAGTATCCAACTAGACGTTACTGGAACTGCCAAAATCAATGGTCGCCTCTTTGATTTAACACAATTTCATATTCATGCACCAAGTGAACATAAGCTTGATGGTAAGCATTATCCGATTGAAGTTCATTTCGTAAATAAAGCACAAGACGGACGTATAGCTGTTATTGGTGTGTTCTTCAAAGAAGGTGCAGAAAACCATGGATTCAAAAAAGTGATTGATAGCATTAAAAAAGGTGATAAAAACACCTCTGTTGGTGATATCAATATCGCTACTATGCTTCCTGCCAACAAAAGTTATTACCACTATCTTGGTTCATTGACTACTCCACCCCTTTCAGAAAATGTGGAATGGTATATCATGAAAAAACCAGTAGAAGTTTCAAAAGCACAAATAGAAACTTTCCAAAGCTATTACCATAGTAATAATCGTGACATTCAACCATTAAACAAACGGCTAATCTTAAAATACGAAGAATAA
- a CDS encoding bile acid:sodium symporter family protein, whose protein sequence is MLKVNHFLEKAMPFITPLGVIIGVLLAGYLDSYVFLVPWIFAFITFTGSLGSNFSSLKQVASNPVPIFVVLGILHIVMPIWAWLLGHLMFPGDVLTITGLVLGVVIPTGVTSLLWVSIYKGSTLLTLTIVLIDTLLSPILVPYSVAFFSGATVEMDTSAIMKGLIGMVVIPSLIGMVLNQLTKGKIKPLLAPRLAPFSKIAIGLCVALNSAKVAGFLSHIDAKLIKMALMVLLIAFSGYLISWVAGHCLKWKKEEIITVTYTGGMRNISAGAALAVAYFPVAVAVPVILGTLFQQILASVFGSFLNRYYHKPYAVQKEKQAA, encoded by the coding sequence ATGCTAAAGGTAAATCATTTTCTCGAAAAGGCCATGCCCTTCATTACGCCACTGGGTGTCATAATCGGCGTATTGCTTGCCGGTTATTTAGATTCCTATGTGTTCCTCGTTCCTTGGATATTTGCTTTCATCACCTTTACCGGAAGCTTAGGTTCCAATTTCAGTTCATTGAAGCAGGTCGCTTCCAATCCCGTCCCGATTTTTGTAGTGCTTGGCATCCTTCATATTGTTATGCCGATATGGGCATGGCTGCTTGGACACTTAATGTTTCCCGGGGATGTTTTGACCATTACCGGTTTGGTATTGGGTGTGGTGATCCCGACCGGCGTCACCAGTTTACTTTGGGTGTCCATATACAAAGGCAGCACGCTGCTCACCTTGACGATCGTTTTGATCGACACTCTCCTTTCACCGATCCTTGTCCCTTACAGCGTCGCATTTTTCAGCGGCGCAACCGTTGAAATGGATACATCGGCAATCATGAAGGGACTGATCGGAATGGTTGTCATCCCATCATTGATCGGAATGGTCCTGAATCAACTGACCAAGGGGAAAATTAAACCGCTGCTCGCACCGCGTTTAGCTCCCTTTTCTAAAATCGCAATTGGATTATGTGTGGCATTAAACAGCGCAAAAGTCGCAGGATTTTTAAGTCATATCGACGCCAAATTGATCAAGATGGCACTAATGGTCTTACTGATTGCCTTTTCCGGTTACCTCATTTCCTGGGTCGCAGGTCATTGTTTAAAATGGAAAAAAGAAGAAATCATTACCGTTACCTATACGGGAGGCATGCGGAATATCTCTGCAGGTGCCGCCCTTGCTGTTGCCTATTTTCCGGTCGCCGTTGCAGTTCCCGTCATTCTCGGCACCCTGTTTCAGCAAATATTGGCTTCCGTCTTTGGTTCGTTCTTAAACCGGTATTACCATAAGCCATACGCCGTTCAAAAAGAAAAACAGGCCGCATAG
- a CDS encoding AI-2E family transporter, which translates to MVKEYLQSEGFSRLITLIILVLFLVSIGSMVNIVLFTFVFTFLMGRLEQFIMIRLNKVMRINSKVVISFLYAVVVSCLAIVLYKYLPVITLQFTELVTQIVFFFQHPPDNRVVQYAINTMNELESPLDLQKQMNTLYLYISDFGKLAFQIFISMLLSLFFLLEKDKIIRFTSKFKRAKFKSFFINLGHFGVKFINSFGKVIEVQFLIAITNAVLSVTFLWILGFPQLLGLGIMIFFLGLVPVAGVIISLIPLSMIAYSIGGMPKVIAVLIMIVVIHAIESYILNPKFMSAKTNLPTFFTFIILLFSEHFLGIWGLIIGIPIFIFLLDMLDIDEGNNQIS; encoded by the coding sequence GTGGTAAAAGAGTATTTACAAAGTGAAGGTTTTTCTAGGTTAATTACATTAATTATTTTGGTCCTCTTTTTAGTAAGCATCGGAAGTATGGTTAATATTGTGTTATTTACTTTTGTTTTCACTTTCCTTATGGGGAGGCTGGAGCAATTTATCATGATTCGGCTGAACAAAGTGATGCGTATCAACTCCAAAGTAGTCATAAGTTTCTTATATGCAGTCGTCGTATCATGTTTAGCCATCGTTCTTTATAAATATTTACCGGTCATCACGCTCCAATTCACGGAATTAGTCACGCAGATCGTTTTCTTCTTTCAACATCCACCAGATAATAGGGTCGTTCAATATGCCATTAATACGATGAACGAGCTGGAATCGCCGCTCGATCTTCAAAAACAGATGAATACACTCTATCTTTATATATCCGATTTCGGTAAACTGGCATTTCAAATTTTCATTTCCATGTTGCTTAGCTTATTTTTCTTATTGGAAAAAGATAAAATCATCCGCTTCACTTCTAAATTCAAGCGGGCCAAATTCAAATCGTTCTTCATAAACTTGGGACACTTTGGCGTTAAATTCATTAATTCATTCGGTAAAGTCATTGAGGTACAGTTCTTGATAGCCATTACCAATGCAGTGCTTTCAGTTACCTTTTTATGGATCCTTGGATTTCCGCAGTTGCTGGGCCTGGGGATCATGATATTCTTCCTCGGCTTGGTTCCGGTTGCGGGGGTCATCATTTCCCTCATCCCGCTTAGCATGATTGCCTATAGCATCGGGGGCATGCCAAAGGTGATTGCTGTGTTGATCATGATCGTTGTGATCCATGCGATTGAAAGCTATATTTTAAACCCTAAATTCATGTCGGCAAAGACAAATCTCCCTACGTTTTTCACTTTCATCATCTTGCTGTTTTCCGAGCATTTCTTAGGGATATGGGGTTTGATCATCGGTATACCGATTTTCATCTTCCTGCTGGATATGCTAGATATAGATGAGGGGAATAATCAAATATCATAA
- a CDS encoding basic amino acid ABC transporter substrate-binding protein produces the protein MKKVSFFVFAVAASLLLALTGCGKDKEVSTTGKEEESNGKTLRIVTDANYAPFEFLEGDKVVGFDIDFITAVAKEAGYEPKVESVGWDPIFVEIESKRADVAVSAITVNDKRKQTYDFSVPYFLSTNKILVPEKSDIKSGKDLKGKVIAVQTGTTGQAAVEKLIGENNKNIKKFENNNLAIQELLQKGAAAVVADNTVVEEYVKNNPDQKLKVVEDSSAFNEEFYGLMFPKGSELKGDFDKAVNAIYENGKYAEIYKEWFGIEPDVETLKAQQ, from the coding sequence TTGAAGAAGGTTTCTTTTTTTGTGTTTGCCGTGGCAGCTTCTTTGTTACTCGCCCTGACAGGATGCGGGAAGGATAAAGAGGTTTCGACAACTGGTAAAGAAGAAGAGTCAAATGGGAAAACGCTCAGGATCGTGACGGATGCCAATTATGCTCCATTCGAATTCCTTGAAGGCGATAAGGTTGTGGGATTTGATATTGATTTCATCACTGCCGTTGCTAAAGAAGCCGGTTATGAACCAAAAGTCGAAAGTGTTGGCTGGGATCCGATTTTCGTGGAAATCGAATCGAAAAGGGCGGATGTCGCGGTTTCCGCCATTACAGTGAATGACAAAAGAAAACAAACGTATGATTTTTCGGTCCCCTATTTCTTATCAACAAACAAGATTCTCGTCCCAGAGAAAAGTGATATAAAATCAGGCAAAGATCTGAAAGGTAAGGTCATTGCGGTACAGACCGGTACAACTGGTCAGGCAGCAGTGGAAAAGCTCATCGGAGAAAATAATAAGAACATTAAGAAATTCGAAAATAATAATCTGGCCATTCAGGAACTGCTACAAAAAGGAGCGGCAGCCGTCGTAGCTGATAATACGGTTGTTGAGGAATATGTGAAGAATAATCCCGATCAGAAACTTAAGGTCGTCGAAGATAGCTCAGCCTTCAACGAGGAATTCTATGGCCTAATGTTTCCAAAAGGCAGTGAATTGAAAGGCGATTTCGATAAAGCCGTGAATGCCATTTACGAAAACGGGAAATACGCAGAAATCTATAAAGAATGGTTTGGCATTGAACCAGACGTTGAAACATTGAAGGCACAGCAATAA